The sequence below is a genomic window from Variovorax paradoxus B4.
GATGCTCAGGATCACGCCCACGGGCTGACGCACGGTCATCGACAACGCGCCGGGCTTGTCGGTCGGGATGGTCTCGCCCTGGATCTGCGTGGTCATCGATGCGGCCTCGCGAAATGCGGTTGCAGCCAGGACGACGTTGAATCCTGCCCAGAGTGCGGCGGCGCCGACTTCGGCCGCCATGGCTTCGATGAAATCCGGCATCCGCGCTTCCAGCGCGTCGGCCGCCTTCAGCAGGATGCGGCGACGCTCCGACGGCGAACTGTGCCGCCACGATTGAAACGCGATGCTGGCCGCGTCAGCCGCCGCGATGGCATCGGCCACGTCCCCCGCGGCAGCGCGGGTGACGATGTCGCCACTGGTCGGATGCCGGCGCTCGAAGATGGCATTTCCGTGGGCAGCGCGCTTCTGGTTGTCGATGATCAGTTCTGTTTGCATGAGAGTGCTCCGTCGATGGAGTGTTGAATAAAACGGGATGAGTGAGAGCGGCGGGGGAGCGGGTGTTCAGGCTTTCAGGCGCAGGAGCTCCGCCATGCGTTCGCCGATGAGCGCGCAAGTCGCCATGGTTGCGACCGCCGGGATGGTTGGCATGATCGAGCTGTCCGCGATTCGCAGGTTCTGCACGCCGTTCACGCGCAATCTGGCATCGACCACGGCTCTCGCATCCTTGCCCATGCGGCAGGTGCCGACCTGATGGAAGTAGGTCGTTGCGCCGTTGCGCACGAAGTCTTCCATCGCCTTGCCCGACAGCTTCTCGCCCGGTGCGACTTCGCGTTTCACGAAATCGCGCATGGCCGCCGAATTGCCGATCTCCCTGCACACCTCGATGCCATGCGCCAGCGCCTTGACGTCGTCGGGGTGGCTGAGAAAGCGTGCGTCGACGATCGGACGGTCCGCCGGATTTGCTGAGCGAAGCCGGATCTCGCCGCGGCTCTTGGGGGCCACGAGGCCCGCGCACAGCGCCCAGCTGCTTGGCGGCGGAGAGAACTGCTTTCCGACGACGTCGCTGGCATAGGGCAACTCGATCTGCACGAGATTCAAGTCCGGCGTGTTCAGGCCAGCGTGACTCTTCAGGAAGCCCGATACGTTGGCGGCGCTGTTGCGATGGGGAACCTGCTCCTTCGGCTCCCAGATGCAGCCGCCATGCAGCAGGTGGTCGTGGAAGTTCTGCCCCACATCCGGCGAATGCGCCACGGTCTGGATGCCGTGTGCGCGCAACTGCGCTTCGTCGCCGATGCCGCTGAGCATGAGGAGCTTTGGCGTGTTGATGCCCCCGGAACTCAGGATGACTTCGGACCTCGCCTGGATGCGAACAGGCGCTGCGTCGTCGCGGGTCAGTTCCACTCCCGTGACGCGGGTGCCGCTGAACGTCAGGCAGTTGACGTGCGTCTTGACGAGGACCGTGACGTTCTTTCGCCCGAGGACGGGGTAGAGGTACGAACGCGCCATGCTTTGCCGACGGCCATCCCGGATGATCTGGTTCATCAGCGCAAAGCCGCCAGCACCAATTTCCCGGGCGCCGTTCAGGTCATCGAGCATGGGCATGCCAAGCGAGCGGCATGCCGCCAGCATGCCCAGCGCGACGGGTGGCGGATCGAATGCCGGCTGGACCCACACCGGGCCGCCTTTGCCGCGGTAGTGGCTGTCGGCCTTGCCTTGCCAGTTCTCCATGCGGCGGTAAATGCCGAGGCAGTGCTCATAGCCCCAGGCGGCATCGCCGCTCTCTCGAGCCCAGTGTTCGAGGTTGTTTCGAAAGGGGCGCGCCCAGATGGTGGCGTTGATGCTGCTGCCGCCGCCAACCACCTTGCCCATGTGCTCGGGAATGGCCCGGCCGTTCGTGCTGGGGGATGGCAGGGCGACGTCCTTCCAGTCGAGTTCGGTCCCCAGGTTGGTGAACCACAGCCGCGGGTCCATGACGGAGGGCGCGGCATCCCAATCGCCCGCTTCGATCACAAGGATGTTCGCGCTTGTCTTTGCCGCCAGCCGGCCGACGAGTGCGGAGCCGGCGCTGCCGGTCCCGACAACGATGTAGTCGTAAGCGGGCAGCAGCGAGGCGGTTCGCTCGGCCTGGTTGGCTCGCGCGGCATCCAACTCGTCGGCGAGCGAAGGCAGACTCGTCGCGGCAATGCCTGCTGCGGCGGCTGCTCGCAGGAAGCCTCGTCGGTCGAGCCGTCCGGCGATCAATGCACGTTCCAATCGGTCCAGCTTGTCGTCGTTGTCTTTTTCGTTCTGGGGATGCAGAGAGAGTCGCATGGCGTATCCACCTCGGGTTGGGAGAAAAATGCTCGTTGGATAACGCTCCGGACGAAGGCCGAAGTCGTATCGCAGGGGGAAGGTAAGTCACCGGATACGGTGGCCGAAGCATCGGGAAAACCCGACCCGATACGGGTGTTCCGTTTCGGAACGGTGGGCGATGCGAAGCTAGCGCCTGGCCTGCGCGCGATTGCGCAGTCGTCGATAGATCAACCCGCGCGAAACGCCGAGTTTCTCGGCCGCCTTGGTGACGTTGCCGCCGTAGGTTTCCAAGGTTCGATCGATGAGATCGTTGCCGCATTCGCGAAGCCTGACCGATGGCTCGCTGGCATCGCGAGGCGCTTCAGGTCCGGGCGGCGCGGAGGCGACGTCCGGCTCTTCGATTGCGCTCGCGGTCGCAAGCTCGGCAGTGGTCTCTTCGTCGCTTGGCGCGGCCAGGGCGCAGGGGGAAGTCACTGCTGGTGCAGGAGTGGGGTCACGTTTCCCGAACTCATCGACCCCCGGGACAAGGCCACGGTGACCATCGGCGGCGCGCATCTCGCCGCGGGCCCAGACCATCAGTCCATTCGCCAGTTGCAATGGCGCCGAGCCCGATCGGGGCAGTGAAGCCAGTTGCGCGATGCTGGCGCCCATGGCCTCTTCCACGGACGAGGTATTCGCGCCGCGCTCGGCTGGCGGCAACCCTAGTAGGCGGGCTGCCGCACCGTTCATCCAGGCGAGCTGGCCGTTGATGTCGATGCCGACCAGCGCGACAAATCTCGAATCGAGCAGCATTGCATCCACTTGAAATCGCACTACGAGATGCTGGTCGGACTGCGAGATGAAGAGCCGGTTCTCGATGGCCGCGGCATACAGCCCGACAACAGAGGTTGCATCGAAGCTGAACGGAATGGCCTCGCTCGATATGTCGAGCACGCCAACCAGCCGGCCGCGGGTGTCGTGAATAGGCGCTGCGGCGCAATGCATCGCCTTGACCTCGTCGAAGAAGTGCTCCGCGCCGTCGACCGACACCGCGCGACCCGTGCGCGCGGCCACGCCGGGTGCGGTCGTGCCCACCGCTTCCTCGCAGAGGTTCACGCCCGTGCGGGTCGCGATCGGCATGATGCGTTCGTGCGAGCGGCCCACACACGTGGCTCCGATGAGTACGCCCGTTGCATCGGTCAGCATGGCCGCGCAAGAGGTCGCACCCAGTACCGACTGCAGTTGCGGGAGTTCTTCGAGCCAGGCGTGGACGAGATCGCGATTCTTCTGAAGCGCCAGATGTGCCCGGCTCGTCGAGACCGGCTGAAAGGAGACCTTCGCGCCAGGACCGTCATGCAGGCGCTGGCACCGCGCCCACGACTGATACACAGCGTCGCTCACGATCCCCGAGGGCAGCAGTCCTTCTTCGAAGTAGCGCCGACGCGCGAGCGCAAGACGCTCGATCCTGGAGTTGAAGAACAACGATGTTCCGGGGGAGTTCATCGACAGCTGCGTGGTCAATCTTCTGGCCGTGTGTTTCTCACGCGAGTGTCCCCCGGCCGGCACGGCTGGCAAGCCGGGCTATCCCTGCGTCCGCCCGCGGGGGAATGGCCGGGGCATTCGCGTCACTCTTGCTCGGCCGAGGCGGCTCTGTGCGCGTGGAGCGCTTCGAGAATCGGTGCGTCGCTGAAGCGGAACAGGTCGAGCGATCCGGGGCAGGTCTCGTCGCAGTGGGCCGAAAACGCCTGCCACGACGGCACAACGAACATGTCCCCACGCCTGACCGTCCAAGCGTGGTCACCGACCTTCACCTTGCCGCTGCCGTCGAACACCTGGTACACGGACGAGCCCACCTCGCGCCGCGAAAGGGTGCTGGCACCGCTTCGGATGCGGTGCATCTCCGTACGGATCGTGGGCAGCACATCGCGCCCGTTGCTCGGGTTGGTGAAGCGAACGGCCGCATGACCCGGGCTGAGCGTGGCTGCATGGCCCTCGGCTTCCAGGATCAGCTGGTCTGCGAGCGCCTTGTCCGTGTCGACCCAACGGTAAGCGAGCAAGGGCGTGGCCACCGGGGACTCGGGCTGCGACAGCGGGCGCAAACCAGGGTGTCCCCACAAGTGCTCCGATCGCGAACGCTCGGGCGTCGACTGCTCGGCCGTGCTGACGCGTTCGCGTCCGAACTCGAAGAACTGCGACTCGGTGTAGTAGGAGAACGGAATGTCCAGCCCGTCGATCCAGGCCATCGGTGCGCTGGCTGCGTTGTGGTGCGAGTGCCAGTTCCAGCCGGCCTGCGGCAGGAAATCGCCACGCGACATTCGGACCGGATCGCCATTGACCACGGTCCATACGCCTTCGCCTTCGACCACGAAACGGAAGGCATGCTGCGTATGCCGGTGTTCCGGGGCGTTTTCGCCCGGCATGAGGTACTGGATCGCAGCCCACAGCGTGGGTGTGGCGAACGGCCTGCCGCCGAGCGCCGGATTGGCCAGCGCAATCGCGCGGCGTTCCCCGCCGCGGCCGACCGGCACGATGCGTCCGGCTTCGGCGGCGAGCTCCACAAGGCGGTCCCACCGCCAGAGATGCGGGGCGGCCTTGCTGCGTGGCTGGCGGGGCATCAGGTCGCCGATCTCCGTCCAGAGAGGAACCAGCAACTCGCGCTCGAAGCCTCGGTAAAGCTGCTCGAGCGCCGGACTGGGGTCGGGCTGGGACGGGCCGGCGACGGCCTTCAGGTGCACAGGGGAGGGGACGGTATCGGCGGTCATCGGCGGTTCCTTTGCGGGGCTGCGAGCGCGACTGGTGCACGCCCGCAGCTTGGCTATTCAGCGGTGCTCTGGGGAGCGTTGTTGCATCATTCGGCCGGGCCGACCGTGAGGGCGATCTCTCCGACGCCGGCAACGCTGCCTTCGACGCGATCGCCCGGCTGCAATGCACCGACGCCTTCGGGTGTTCCCGTGAAGATCAGGTCTCCCGGCTCGAGGTGGTAGAACTTCGAGAGATCCTCGATCAGCTCGGGGATGTTCCAGATCAGCTTCGAAAGGTCGGAGCTCTGCCGCTCCTGGCCGTTCACGCTGAGCCTCAGGGCGCCCTGGTCGATCACCTTGCCGGCCATCGGCACCACTTCGGATACGACCGACGATTGCTCCACGTCCTTGCCGAGATCCCATGGCCGACCTTTGTCGCGGGCGACCAGCTGGAGGTCCCGTCGCGTCATGTCCAGACCGCAGGCATACCCATAGATCAACTTGTGGGCGTCGTCGCGATTGACACGGAAGCCAGGCGCTCCGACCACCAGCACCAACTCCATCTCATGGTGGTAGTTCTTGGTTTCGGGCGGATAGGCGACGGTCACACCCGACTCGACCAACGTCGAGGGGCTCTTCGTGAAATAGAACGGGACCTCGATGGTCTTGTCGACGGGTCGTCCCATCTCCACCGCATGCGCGTGGTAGTTGCGGCCCACGAAGAAAAGCCGGTTGATGGGCAGGCGCTGCGAGGTGCCGCGCACCGGCAGCGAAGGAACGGCAGGGGGATTCCAGAGATAGGTGGGGGTCATGATTTAGGTCTGTTGAAGGTGAAAATCCGTCCGGTCGTTTTCGACCTTCAGAGCTTGGAAAGAGGGACCTGGAGGTCGGCGAGTTGTTGGGGATCGACGCTTGTGCGGCGCTCGATCAGGCGTCGCGCAAAGCGCAGGTCGCGTGCCGCGTTCGGCCCGAGCGCCGCGGCAACTCTGTCTGCCTCAAGAAAGAACATGACAAAGCTGTTGGAGCCCACGTCGCCGCGTACGACCACCTGGTGCCTGGGCGTCGGAACGCCGAATATCTGCAGATTGACGTCGTATTGGTCGGACCAGAACCACGGCAGCGGCTGATGGTTCACCGTGGCTCCCAGCGCGGCGCGCGCGGCCGCGATCCCTTGCTCCTGGGCGTTCTGCCAGGACTCCAGTCGCATGCGCCGGGCAGCCCAGTCGCAGTGCCAGATCGCGACGTCGCCAGCGGCAAGGATGTCCGGATCCGAGGTCCGGCACTGGGAATCGACCAGGACGCCGCCTTCACATGCCAGACCCGCTTCGCGTGCGAGTTCATCGTTCGCGATCAATCCAACGCCGAAGAGAACCACGTCGCAAGCCAGCTCCCGTCCGTCGCTGAGGGTTGCCGTCAGGTCTTCGCCCGGCCCTTGGGCCAACTGCTCGATCCCCGCACCCAACTCGACCTGAACGCCATGCGCGGTGTGAAGCCGCAGCAGGTAGCTGGAAATCTCCGCAGGAACCGTGCGCTCGCACAGCCGGTCCATGGCTTCGACGACGATGACGTCCAGGCCCTTCTTTCGGGCGGTTGCCGCGACCTCCAGTCCGATCCATCCTCCGCCCACCACAAGCAGCCGCTTTCCGGCGACGAGCGCCGCTCCGAGCGCTGCCGCATCGCCGATGCTGCGCAGGGTGAAGATGCCAGGCAGATCGGAACCCGGGATGCCCAAACGGCGCGCCCGTCCTCCGGTGCAGAGGATCAAGCTGTCGTAGTGAATCGGCTCGCCGTGGCTCAGATGCAGTCGTTTCGCGGTCCTGTCGATGCGCGTTGCGCTGACATCGGGGCGCCAGTCGAGGTTCAGCGCATCGAACGCTTCCGATTTCTGCAGGTAGGTCGTGTCCGGATGCGCATCGCCTGCGAGCACCGCCTTTGACAGGGGCGGCCTTTCGTAGGGGCGGTGAGGTTCGTCGCCGATCAGCACCACCCGGCCATCGAAGCCGTCGCTGCGCAGCGTCTGCGCAGCCCATCCTCCGGCCTGACCACCGCCCACGATCACGATCGTTCGATCACTCATGGGGCCTCCGGGCCGCTGGGGAACGGTGTGTCTGCGCTCGGTGCGCGAGCATCGCCATGTGACGCATTGATGTCTCCATTCTTCTTGGCGCGAGGGGAAGCGGACGTTCGTGTTTCGCTTGTCGAACTGCCGTCTTGCAGCGGCGCTTCACGCCGCCGCAAGGGCATTGCCATGCAGCTGAATCAGCCCAGTGAAAGAAACACCCGACCGCCTTCGATCTTCACCGGATAGGAGCGGATCGCTTCCGTCACGGGGGCGCACGTCGGTGCGCCGTTGCGCACGTCGAACTTGCCTTGGTGCAGAGGGCACTCGATCTCGTGTCCCTCCAGAAAGCCCTCGCACAGGCGGGCGTGTCCGTGGGTGCAGATGTTGTCGGTCGCATAGATCTGACCGTCTACGCTGTACAAGGCGATGTCGCGTCCGCCGACGAGCATGCCCACGACATCGTCTGCCGGTACTTCATCGACCGGAGTCGCGTCGGTCCATTGGAAATCAGGATCGCTCATGGGTTGCCTCACAACGGGTAGATGACGGAGTTCGGGATCATTTCGCTGTCATAGATGACCTGCCGCGAAGCGAATTTCAGTCCCTGTTCGGTCCGTACGACGACGTCGATGTAGCGCCCGACGCTGAAGACTGTTGAAAGCTCGGAGAGCTTGGTGCGAAACACCGCGTAGTTGGCCTCCGACTCGAAGCGATTGGCTTCGGCCTTCAGCACAACCGGTGTTCCGACAATGTGGCGCTGGTAGTAGGGGTCGTGAAACAGGGTTTCGCGAATCCCGTAGACACGGTCCTTGAGCATCCCCTTGCTCTCGAACGAGAGCGTCGCCAGCGGAAAGCCGCGGTCGTAGTTCTCTCGTGGCTGAAGCCTGTAGATGCAGTCTTCCGTGAAGAATTCGGGCCAGAGTTCCCATTGGCTGGAGCTGACGGCCTGGGCATAGCTGGCGTAGAGCTGAGACAGTTCGAAGTAGTCTTTGAAGTCCACGTCAAGCCTCCATCACCTTGCGCCAGTACTCGTACATGCCCCGGATCAGGGTCTCGGTGACCATGTGATCCGTGTCGCCGACCTCGCGTCCGCCAAGCTCGGCGAGCGTGCGATGAAAAGGCTTCTGCTCAAAACCCTTTTGCGACAACTCGATCACTTCACCGTCGTCCGCGGACACGAATCCGGCGGGTCCGAAGAGATTGGCCTGACGCAGCCGGCGCTGCGTCATTTCTTCGGTATCGTCCTCGAATCCGAAGTGGGTCCAAACAAAATCGAAGGCACCGGGGCCGCTCGGTTGGATGTGGCGCGTAGAGACACTGTTGACCTGCTGTTGAAAGATCACGCTCGGGAACAGCGTCATCATCACAGCCGTCGGTCCGCCCCACCAGGGCTCCGGCACGATGTCGAGGAAGCGGGGGTCGTTGAGCTGCATGCTTTCCTTGAAGCTCGACACCTGGGTGACCTGGTCGGCCTTGCCGCTCGCACCACGCGTTGAAATCATGGCGGCATGCCGATGGTGCCGATCCATCTTGAGCTCCGACTTGTTGTCGGCACGCCAGAGACCGAAGGTGACGAACCAGGTGTGCAGCAGGCCCGGGTGGTATGGGTCCTTGATGTTCTCCTGCATCAGCTTCCAGTTGCCCGGAATGCGCTGGCGGTTGTAGCCGAGGATCTTCAGCTTTCGGCCGTTGAACAGCCGATCGAAATAACCCAGGATCTCCGGCCCCATGAAGTCTTCGAGCGATTCGACGTCGGGGTCGAAGGATGCAAAGACGACACCCCCGCGGGTCGCGACCTTGAGTTTGTTCAGGCCATGCTCGGCGGGCTTGAAGTCGGCGGGCATCCCGCCGTTGACTTTTCCATCCTGTTTGACGCCCCGGCGGAAGGGCACTCCCTGCAGGTCGCCGGTGAGCGTGTAGTTCCACTGGTGATAAGGGCAGGTGAACCCCTCCGCCTTGCGGCTCCCATGGCGCTCGCGGCAGAACTGCATGCCCCGGTGAGCGCACACGTTCTCGACGACGCTGATGGAATCCGCGGCGTCGCGCACCATGATCACGGAGCGTTCGCCGACGACCGTTCGCTTGAAGTCCCCGATCTCCGGAACCTCGGCCTCGAGGCCGACGTAGCACCAGTGGTTTCGATAGAAGAAGCGCTCCAGCTCTTGTCGATGCTGATCGGCCTCGGTGTAGGCCATGAAGGGGATCCGGCTGGTGCCTTGGCTTTCCCAGTGGATCTTCTGGGGGAAGACGGCCGATGTGTCGTCCATGTCTTGTGTCTCCTGTGCTGCCGTAGGGGAACAGCGTCTTGTGTGCAGCAATGATCGCCATTCCGGTGCCATCGCTCAATAGAATATGGGGAATAGTTCAGATTGATTCCGCGAATGTGAGGCGTCATGGAGCTCAAAGACATCGACCTCAACCTTCTGGTCGTTTTCCATCAGTTGCTCGTCGATCGGCGCGTCTCGAAGGCGGCCAGCAGCCTTGGTCTTTCCCAGCCGGGCGTGAGCAACGCGCTGGCTCGACTGCGCAAGCTCACCGATGACCAGTTGTTCCTTCGAACGCCCAACGGCATGGAGCCGACGCCGTATGCACAGCAGCTTGCGGGACCCACCGCGAGCGCATTGCAAGTCATCCACGCGGCGATCAACCAGAAGGCGTCGTTCGACCCGTCGACTTCGAAGCGCGCCTTCACGGTGGGCATGACGGACATCGGCGAGATCTACTTCCTGCCCAAGCTGATGAAGGAAGTGGCACGTCTTGCGCCGAATGTGTCCATCAGCACCGTTCGCAACACGGCCGTGAATCTGCAGGATGAGATGGAAGCGGGTCATGTGAACCTTGCGATCGGTCTGTTGCCGCAGCTCAAGGCGGGCTACTTTCAGCGCCGGCTGTTCAAGCAGCAGTACGTCTGCATGTTCAGGCGAGGTCATCCCCTCGACAAGAAGACGGTTTCATTGAGTGAGTTTTCCTCGGCCGACCACGTCGTCGTGATCTCCGCGGGAACGGGGCACGGCAACGCCGACGAAATCCTTGGACGGAAGAAGGTGGTGCGAAAGGTGGTCCTCACCGTTCCGCACTATGTGGCGGTGGGCCACATCCTTCACGACTCCGACTTGGTGGCAACCGTTCCTGAGCGGCTCGCCCAGGCTTTGGCGGGGCCCTTTGGCCTGTCCTACATCCGGCACCCGGCCAAGCTGCCGGAGATTGCGATCAACCTGTTCTGGCATGGTCGCTTTCACAAGGACCCGGCCATCACGTGGCTGCGCTCGCTGATCGTCGGGCTGCATGGGGAAGGCGCGCCCGACTAGGGCTTTGAAGGTCGGCGCCTAGCGCCGTCTGAGCTTCTTCAAAAGCCAACAGGAAAGCACTGGCTCGGCTTTCCGATGCGACACCGATGTGTCGCAAAGTGTCGCGGCCGGGACGGCGCATCGCGACTAAGTCCTTGATTTGATTGAGATCCGCTTCGGGCATGCGATCTGCAGAGATCGTTGGGAGCGCATCACCAAACCAACTCAGGAGACTTCCCGCCATGTCCTCGCTCCCCGATTCCTCTGCCGCACTCGATGTCGCAACCGCATTTCGAGACGCCATGCGTCGCGTTGCGTCCTCGGTCACCCTGATCACCACACGCGATGCGAATGGCGAGCCTCACGGGATGGCCGCTTCCGCCGTCATTCCGGTGTCCATGGACCCGCCGGCCATCCTGGTGGCGGTGAATCGCACGTCAGGGCTGCATCCTGCGCTCAGCGCACAGGGGCGGTTCTGCGTGAACCTGCTGGCGGGGGCTCATCACCCCTTGCTGGGCGCGTTCTCGCAGAGTTCGCGCAGAGGCGAGCGCTTCGTTACCGGCGATTGGCAAGACAGCTCCGACTCGCTCCCTTGCCTGACCTCGGCACTTGCCGCGGTCTCCTGCGAAGTCGACCAGCGCGTCGAGTACGCGACCCACACTTTGTTCATCGGTCGCGTCACGGCCGTGCAACTGGCAGAGGGCCAATCGGACCCGCTCGTCTGGTTCGACGGAGCGGGCGTGGCCGTTTCGAGCCGCTGCAAGGCCGCTGCGGAACAAGCCGTGGCCTGAGTCTTTCCATGTTCCCCGCGCGGCATCCGCTGCGCTTTTCAACCCTGCAAAAAAGGAGACTTCATGAAACTCGGATTGTTCGGCATGCCTCTGCATCCACCCGCCCGGCCCAAGTCGGAAAGCTTCACGGAAACTACCGAGAAGATCGTGTACGCCGATGAAATCGGCTTCGACGAGGTGTGGATCGGTGAGCATATTTCCTGCACGACGGAGCCGATCTCGTCACCCCTCATCTTCCTTGCGTCACTGATCCACCAGACCAAGCGCATCCGCTTCGGAACGGGCGTCATCGCCTTGCCGAACCACCATCCGGCCGTGGTGGCCGCAGAGATTGCACAGTTCGATCACATGAGCAAAGGACGCCTGATGTTCGGCATCGGCCCCGGTGGCCTGGCCAGCGACATGGAGTTGTTCGAAGTGCTCGATGGTGCGTATCGCACCGAGCGCATGATGGAATCGATCGACACGATCCTCAAGCTCTGGTCGCAGGACCCGCCCTACGATATCCAGGGAAAGCACTGGAAGATCTCTCTGAAGGACATGGTCATCCCCGAGCTGGGCGTGGGCTTCATGCCCAAGCCGTACCAGCTCCCGCACCCCGAGATCTCGATGACCGCGATGTCGCCGTTCTCCGACAGCGTGAAGACGGCTGCAGCGCGCGGGTTCGGCGCGATGAGCGCCAACTTCTGTCCGGAGTATGTGATTGCCAGTCACTGGAAAAAGTATGTCGAGGGGTGCGAGTCCGCGGGCCGCGAACCCACCGGGAATGACTGGCGGGTCGCCCGAAACATCGTCATTGCTGCCAGTGATGCTGAAGCCCGTGAGCGGGTGATGGATCCGGCCGGCAGCAACTACTACTACTTCGACTATTTGTGGCGTGTTCTCAAGTCCGTGAACTACACGGCTGTCATGAAGGACGACCCCAAGCAACCCGACGACGCCGTGACCGTTGAGCAACTAATCGAGAGCATGGTGATCTACGGATCTCCCGGCACCGTGGCGGACAAGCTGGTGGCGTTCCGCGAACGCACGGGGCCATTCCATGGACTGATGATGGCATCGATGGACGGATCCGGCGTCAACCGCGAATGGGAATGGGAGACCATGCGCAGGCTTGCACAGGACGTGATGCCGAAGGTGCGCAAGGCGTCTGCGCGGGGCTGACACGCAGTTCCGCCAGCGTGACACCAGGGGGCAAAGGATGCAGAATCCTTCGACAAGGGCCGGCTCCAGGCCCCCTGCAGGAGACAACGCGCTGTGGACAAAGCATCCCATTCGAACGTGCTGCGCGCTGCCGCAGTGCTGGCCCCTATCCAGGACGAAGTGATGGAACGTGGGAGCGTTGCCGCGTCGAGAGAACGCTGTGTTTCGCTCCATGGCCTCAACCCGGAAAGGGTGGGTCGCCCTGGTGTTCTCACAGCGGTCGAAATCCAGGACCATCGCGAGCCCATCGCCGATCTTCTGTCGCTGTCGCAGGGCGAAGTTCAACGCCTGTTCGAGCTCCTGGCGGAACAGGACTATGTCGTGATGCTGACCGATCCCCAGGGCGTCGCTCTGGGTTTCCGCTCGACCGAACTGGTTCTGGACGCCTGTAGCAATGCGGGCGTCTTGCCCGGTTCGATCTGGTCGGAGGAGATGCAAGGCACGAACGGAATCGCACTGTGCATCCGCGAGCAGAGGGCGCTCTCCGTTGTGATGCAGGATCACTTTGCTTCGAGCCTGGCGAGTGTGAGCTGTACGGTGGCGCCCGTTTTCGGCGCCGGCGGCCAGTTCGCCGCGGCGTTGAATGTCACGACGCTCCGGGCATCCGACCGCGCGACCCAGGCTGTGGTTCGCCAGGTGGTCATTGCGTCGGCGCGACGCATCGAGAACCTCTATTTCGATCGTCGCAATGTGGGACAGACGATTCTTCGCGTATCCAGGCATGGCGACTTCTGCGATGCGGCTGTCGAGTCGCGCGTCGCCCTCGATTCATCGGGCAGAGTGCTCGACGCCACGCCGTTGGCGCAGCGCATTCTCCTTCCGGCAGGAGCGCCGTTGATCGGCCGCCCTTTGTCCGATGTCTGCGGAATGGACCAGTGGCAAAAGGCCTTCGATGGCAGGGATCTCGTGCTCCAGCTTGCAAGCGGCCAGCACTTCTTTCGCGTGGAGCAGCCGAGACGGCAGCTTCAGGCCGTGTCGGCGCCGGAGAAGCTCGATCGCACCTTCGACATCAGCCAGCCTGCGGTGGAGGAGATCATTGGAGACGACCCGGCAGTCGGCGAAGCGGTGTCGATGGCGCGCAGGCTCATGGCCCACCAAGTACCGGTGTTCGTGCACGGAGAGACCGGAACAGGAAAGAGCGCCTTGGCGCGCGCATTGCATGTCGATGCAGGCGGCAGGCCCGACAAGTTCGTTGGTATCAACTGTGCCGCGATCAGCGCGGAGTTGATTGAAAGCGAACTGTTTGGCTACCGTCCCGGTGCCTTCACCGGCGCATCCCGACACGGCTCGCGAGGCCGGTTGCTGGAGGC
It includes:
- a CDS encoding GMC family oxidoreductase; this translates as MRLSLHPQNEKDNDDKLDRLERALIAGRLDRRGFLRAAAAAGIAATSLPSLADELDAARANQAERTASLLPAYDYIVVGTGSAGSALVGRLAAKTSANILVIEAGDWDAAPSVMDPRLWFTNLGTELDWKDVALPSPSTNGRAIPEHMGKVVGGGSSINATIWARPFRNNLEHWARESGDAAWGYEHCLGIYRRMENWQGKADSHYRGKGGPVWVQPAFDPPPVALGMLAACRSLGMPMLDDLNGAREIGAGGFALMNQIIRDGRRQSMARSYLYPVLGRKNVTVLVKTHVNCLTFSGTRVTGVELTRDDAAPVRIQARSEVILSSGGINTPKLLMLSGIGDEAQLRAHGIQTVAHSPDVGQNFHDHLLHGGCIWEPKEQVPHRNSAANVSGFLKSHAGLNTPDLNLVQIELPYASDVVGKQFSPPPSSWALCAGLVAPKSRGEIRLRSANPADRPIVDARFLSHPDDVKALAHGIEVCREIGNSAAMRDFVKREVAPGEKLSGKAMEDFVRNGATTYFHQVGTCRMGKDARAVVDARLRVNGVQNLRIADSSIMPTIPAVATMATCALIGERMAELLRLKA
- a CDS encoding GAF domain-containing protein, which codes for MTTQLSMNSPGTSLFFNSRIERLALARRRYFEEGLLPSGIVSDAVYQSWARCQRLHDGPGAKVSFQPVSTSRAHLALQKNRDLVHAWLEELPQLQSVLGATSCAAMLTDATGVLIGATCVGRSHERIMPIATRTGVNLCEEAVGTTAPGVAARTGRAVSVDGAEHFFDEVKAMHCAAAPIHDTRGRLVGVLDISSEAIPFSFDATSVVGLYAAAIENRLFISQSDQHLVVRFQVDAMLLDSRFVALVGIDINGQLAWMNGAAARLLGLPPAERGANTSSVEEAMGASIAQLASLPRSGSAPLQLANGLMVWARGEMRAADGHRGLVPGVDEFGKRDPTPAPAVTSPCALAAPSDEETTAELATASAIEEPDVASAPPGPEAPRDASEPSVRLRECGNDLIDRTLETYGGNVTKAAEKLGVSRGLIYRRLRNRAQARR
- a CDS encoding cupin domain-containing protein, whose protein sequence is MTADTVPSPVHLKAVAGPSQPDPSPALEQLYRGFERELLVPLWTEIGDLMPRQPRSKAAPHLWRWDRLVELAAEAGRIVPVGRGGERRAIALANPALGGRPFATPTLWAAIQYLMPGENAPEHRHTQHAFRFVVEGEGVWTVVNGDPVRMSRGDFLPQAGWNWHSHHNAASAPMAWIDGLDIPFSYYTESQFFEFGRERVSTAEQSTPERSRSEHLWGHPGLRPLSQPESPVATPLLAYRWVDTDKALADQLILEAEGHAATLSPGHAAVRFTNPSNGRDVLPTIRTEMHRIRSGASTLSRREVGSSVYQVFDGSGKVKVGDHAWTVRRGDMFVVPSWQAFSAHCDETCPGSLDLFRFSDAPILEALHAHRAASAEQE
- a CDS encoding fumarylacetoacetate hydrolase family protein produces the protein MTPTYLWNPPAVPSLPVRGTSQRLPINRLFFVGRNYHAHAVEMGRPVDKTIEVPFYFTKSPSTLVESGVTVAYPPETKNYHHEMELVLVVGAPGFRVNRDDAHKLIYGYACGLDMTRRDLQLVARDKGRPWDLGKDVEQSSVVSEVVPMAGKVIDQGALRLSVNGQERQSSDLSKLIWNIPELIEDLSKFYHLEPGDLIFTGTPEGVGALQPGDRVEGSVAGVGEIALTVGPAE
- a CDS encoding NAD(P)/FAD-dependent oxidoreductase, with the translated sequence MSDRTIVIVGGGQAGGWAAQTLRSDGFDGRVVLIGDEPHRPYERPPLSKAVLAGDAHPDTTYLQKSEAFDALNLDWRPDVSATRIDRTAKRLHLSHGEPIHYDSLILCTGGRARRLGIPGSDLPGIFTLRSIGDAAALGAALVAGKRLLVVGGGWIGLEVAATARKKGLDVIVVEAMDRLCERTVPAEISSYLLRLHTAHGVQVELGAGIEQLAQGPGEDLTATLSDGRELACDVVLFGVGLIANDELAREAGLACEGGVLVDSQCRTSDPDILAAGDVAIWHCDWAARRMRLESWQNAQEQGIAAARAALGATVNHQPLPWFWSDQYDVNLQIFGVPTPRHQVVVRGDVGSNSFVMFFLEADRVAAALGPNAARDLRFARRLIERRTSVDPQQLADLQVPLSKL
- a CDS encoding non-heme iron oxygenase ferredoxin subunit, whose translation is MSDPDFQWTDATPVDEVPADDVVGMLVGGRDIALYSVDGQIYATDNICTHGHARLCEGFLEGHEIECPLHQGKFDVRNGAPTCAPVTEAIRSYPVKIEGGRVFLSLG